The Granulicella sp. 5B5 nucleotide sequence TCCTGCCCATCTGGGTCGGCCTCTTTGAAGCCAACGCCATCGCACTCGAGATCGAAAAAGCCAGCACACCGCGCCCCATGACGCATGATCTCCTGCGCTCGGCCATCCATGGCCTCAACGCCCGCGTCACGCGTGTCGTCGTCGGTTCGCTCCGCGAAGACACCTTCCACGCCACCATCTGGATGGACCAGGGCGGGGAACTCGTCGCCCTCGACGCGCGCCCCTCCGACGCCATCGCCCTCGCTCTCCGCAGCGACTGCCCCATCTTCATCTCGCAGCAGGTCTTCGACCACGCCCGCCGTGCCGCCGACGGTGCCACCAACCTCAGCCCCGAAGACCTCCGCCGCTGGCTCGAAAGCCTCAACGACGACGAGATGGGCCGCTACAAGATGTAAGCCATCCGGCGCTACGCACTCCCTGTCGCCTTCGCTTTTCTTGTCTGTCATTCCCGAAGGGAATCTGCTTTTGTTCGAAGCCTGATGCGCAATTCGCTCTTACGCCTGCTCTTTCACTGCATCCGGGCACTCCGTCCGCGCGCCCACACTACCTCGCCTACATTTCTCATCCTGCAGTACCGCATCCCGCTAGGCTGCTGCGTCCACGCCACACCCATCTACGCAGCGCTCAAAGCTGCTTATCCAGACTGCACCATCATCGTCGCTACCCGCGGCCTCGGCCACTCTGTTCTGCAGCACGACCCGCACATCGACCACCTGCTCGATACTCCTGACCCCGGCAAAACTCTCCGCGGGCTCAACCACCACGCACTGCTCCTGCGCGACAAGCTCCGTTCCCTCAATCTTCACCCCACGCAGATCCTGCAGGACGCCTCCAACCGCCGCGGCACCCTCGCACTCTTCGCTCTGCTCCTCCGCCTCGCTCCCACCAAAGGCTTCGCAGATATACCCAAGCTCTACGACACGCACCTCGTTTACGACCCCACCCGCAGCCTCATCGACAACAACCTCCGCCTCGTCGATGACGCAACAACACACCCCGGGCCCGCCGTCTACTTCACCACCGACGACCTCGCAGCCGCACGCTCGCTGCTGCATGTAGCCAACCCGCACGCACATCCCATCACAGCCTTCGTCGTGCAGGGCAGCGGCGCACAACCCAACAACTGGCACGACGACCGCTTCGCCGCCCTCATCCGTCACGTCGAATCCGTCGGCCACCGCACCGTCTTCCTCGGCACCCACGCAGAGGCCGACACGATCAACCGCATCTGCTCGCTCGCCAACTCACACGGCCATAGCCTCGCCGGCCGCACCACCATACCCCAACTCGCCGCTTTGCTCTGCCTCTGCGACGCGCTCGTCACAGTCGACACCGGAACACTCCACGTCGGCCGCGCTGCACAGGTGCCCACCGTCGTTCTGGCTCCCACTTGGCAACCCGCCATCGAGTGGCTCCCACTC carries:
- a CDS encoding bifunctional nuclease family protein, with the protein product MHLPGFKPEPETKAAEAEVEVRIRGLMMDPSTRQPIVVLNDLAGEIVLPIWVGLFEANAIALEIEKASTPRPMTHDLLRSAIHGLNARVTRVVVGSLREDTFHATIWMDQGGELVALDARPSDAIALALRSDCPIFISQQVFDHARRAADGATNLSPEDLRRWLESLNDDEMGRYKM
- a CDS encoding glycosyltransferase family 9 protein; protein product: MRNSLLRLLFHCIRALRPRAHTTSPTFLILQYRIPLGCCVHATPIYAALKAAYPDCTIIVATRGLGHSVLQHDPHIDHLLDTPDPGKTLRGLNHHALLLRDKLRSLNLHPTQILQDASNRRGTLALFALLLRLAPTKGFADIPKLYDTHLVYDPTRSLIDNNLRLVDDATTHPGPAVYFTTDDLAAARSLLHVANPHAHPITAFVVQGSGAQPNNWHDDRFAALIRHVESVGHRTVFLGTHAEADTINRICSLANSHGHSLAGRTTIPQLAALLCLCDALVTVDTGTLHVGRAAQVPTVVLAPTWQPAIEWLPLTVPNAIVLRGPDNFLAHADIPSDYRLDEITVEAAIAAFTQLDNHFPPSTHAHEQRIARLLSNTRS